The genomic interval AACGTGGACCAGTCGTCGCGAAGACAGCGATTCATGTGCGACCATGAATCTTTGATAAACACGATTACAGACAGACCTGAATGAAAAACTCCTTCAAGGTTGAGCATCGCCTGGGCTACCGCATCTTCGGGCGCATTCTCGCCATAGCCCTTATCAGTGGTGTCATTATCAGCACCGTGCAGGTGATCCTGGACGCCGGGCGTGTTTCCAAGGACCTTGATAGCCAGGCTGCACAGACCATCTCCATGGTCAGGGACGCAGCTACCCAGGCAGTTTTCAGCATTGATTCAGAGCTGGCCCAGCAAGTGGTGGATGGGCTCTTCGCCATGGATGCCGTTCACCTGGCCGCCATTGTCCATCCTGATGGCGAGGCTCTTGGCGCCCGCAACCGCCCCTTGCACCAAATTTCGTTCCGACCGATGACCGATCCAATCTTTGATGCCGACCGAAGCTACCGGGTACCCCTGGTTCGCGATGAAGCACCGGATACGGTCTATGGCTATCTCGAAGTTCATTACGACACCGTCCCCACTGCCAGAACCTGGCTTAATCGGGCGACCGTCACCTTTGCCTCCGGGGTCGCGACCGCACTCATACTCGGCGTGGTGCTTTATCTTGTTTTCCACCTGCTCCTGACCCGGCCTCTGCTACGCATCGTGCACTCCGTGAAAGCGGTAGATCCGGAACACCCGGACGACCGCCTGGTGACTATCCCGGCCGGCCACGATCGGGATGAATTGGGGCTGTGGGTGAATGCCACCAACAACCTGCTGGTGGCCATCGCAGACACCCAGAAACGCCATCGCGAGGCCGAAGATCGGGTCAGTCGACTTTCCCGGTACGACCAACTGACCGGACTGCCAAGCCGCGACACTTTCATGGAGCTGCTCGCCCGGGATATTCAGGAAGCGGAAACCCGCAAAGGGCTGTTATCGTTGATGGTGTGCGGTATTGATGACTTCAAATCCGTGAACGAGCAGTGTGGTTTCCGCAGTGGCGACCTGATTCTGCAAACCGTCGCTGACCGCCTCACAGGCCAGCTCGGCAGCTCCCGCTTCACCATTGCCCGCCTGGGAAGTGACCAGTTCGTGATCGTCGAAAAAAACCTGCGAGATGGTTTTCAGGCGGCTGACACTGCCGAACGGATTCTTGCCTGCATCGGCCGCCCGATGATGGTTGAAAACCAGCATGTGGCGATGACGGCCACCGTGGGTGTGGCCCTGTTCCCCTCAGACGCCGATAAGGCCGACCGCTTGCTGCAGAGCGCCGAGCAAACCATGACCCTGGCCAAGCAGAGCGGCAATGATCACTTCCAGTTCTACGTTGCCAGCATTGATCAGGAAATTCGTGATCGCCGGCAGATGGAAAAGGATCTGTCCCAGGCCCTGGCCAACAAAGAATTCCACCTGGTCTATCAGCCCCAGATCAGCCTTGAGACCCGCCGTGTTATCGGCGCTGAAGCGCTGATCCGTTGGGAACACCCGGTACGAGGTCTGGTGCCGCCAGACGACTTCATTCCTATTTCCGAAGCCAACGGCATCATTGTTGAAATTGGCCAATGGGTTCTGGACCAGGCCTGCGCCCAGGCCGCACGCTGGGCCGACCAAGGCACACCCCTGCGCATTGCCGTCAACCTGTCTGCCGTCCAGCTGCGCCAGGCCAGCATTGTCGCCGATATTCTGGACACCCTGCACCGGCACGACATCCCCGCTGGCCGACTTGAGCTGGAAGTCACCGAAACCAGCTTCATGACCAACCTGTCGGATGCGGTCGCGAAACTACACCGCCTGAACAAGGCCGGTATCAGCATTGCCGTTGACGATTTTGGTACCGGCTATTCATCGCTGACTTACCTGAAGCAGATGCCGGTCCAGCACCTGAAAATCGACAAACAGTTCATTCGCGACCTTTTGGTAAACGAAGATGACACCCGAATTGCCAATACCATCATTGATCTGGGCAAGAGTCTGAATCTCTCGGTGGTGGCCGAGGGCGTGGAAACTGCCGAGCAGGAATATTATCTGACTCAGCGCGGTTGTAAGCTCGCACAGGGTTATTTCTTCAGTAAGCCACTGCTACCCAATGACTTCGAACGGTTCGTGGAAGGCTTTCATGAGCAGCTGGTCGAGAACAACATTTAACCATTTGAACCCCCCAAGGAGTTAACATGGGAACAACTGTTATTGGCCTGATTGTTATCGCCGTCGTAGTCATCTACCTGGTGTTCATCTACAACCGACTGGTATCCCTGAGAAACCAGTTCAAAAACGGTTTCGCCCAGATCGACGTGCAGCTTCAACGTCGACACGACCTGATCCCTAATCTGGTTGAGGCCGCCAAGGCCTACCTGAGCCATGAGCAGACCACCCTTACCCAGGTCATGGAAGCCCGTAACAATGCTGTCAGCGCCCAGAAAGACGCGGCCCGCGATCCCGGGGACGGTACCAAGATACAACGTCTTGGCAGTGCAGAGAATCTGCTGAACAAGGCCCTGGCCAACTTCTATGCGGTGGCCGAGGATTACCCGGAGCTGAAGGCCAACGAAACCATCCAGCAATTGATGGAAGAGCTCTCCAGTACTGAAAATCGCGTCGCCTTCGCGCGCCAGGCCTACAACGATGGCGTTATGAGCTACAACATTTTCCGCGAGCAGTTCCCCAATAACATTCTCGCCGGCATGTGTGCGTTCAAAGAGACCGCCCAACTGGAGCTTGAAACACCCGAGGCCCGCCAGGCGCCAAAAGTCGCTTTCTGACGCCCTGACCCATGGCTCATTCCGGTTTTTTCCAGCGCCAGGCCAGTGCCCGGCGCAATACCAGCGTGCTGGTCGTGCTGTTCCTGACGGCGGTGGTACTGATCACGCTTGCCGTTTCCCTGGTCGGTTACTTTGTCACTCGCAGTGAGTCCTCCGGCCTGGCCTTCCTCGATTGGCTGCTGTCCCGCCATGGCTTACTCACTGCTGCGACAGTAGTCACCCTGATCGGCGTCACGTCCCTGATTCGCTGGGTTGATCTGGCCGGGGGCGGTGAGCGGGTTGCCAAGATGGTTGGTGCCCGTCCCATTGATCCTGACACCCGGGACCAGGACGAGCGCCAGCTCCGGAATGTGGTCGAGGAAATGGCCATCGCCAGTGGCGTGCCCGTACCCGAGCTGTACGTGATGGATCAGGAAACCGGCATCAATGCCTTTGTTGCCGGCTACACGCCGGGGGAAGCCGTCATGGTGGTAACCCATGGCACCCTGACTCAACTTAACCGTGATGAACTCCAGGGCGTGGTCGGTCATGAATTCAGCCATATTTTTAACGGTGATATGCGCCTGAACGTTCGCCTGATCGCCCTGCTGTCCGGCATTCTGATGATTGGCCAGATCGGCGGTTTCCTGATGCGGATGTCGTTCTACAGCCGCCATCGGTCTGTGCGCTCATCGGGCGATAATCGCGGCCAGGCCGCCATTGGCGTGATTGGCATCGCGCTGCTGATCATTGGCTACGTGGGCGTGTTCTTTGGCCGACTGATTCAGGCGGCAGTGTCCAGACAACGGGAATTGCTGGCCGATGCCTCTTCGGTGCAATTTACTCGTAACCCGGAAGGCATAGCCGGAGCCCTGTTCAAGATCGGCCTAAGAGGCGGCTACCTGGACACCACCAGCCACGCCAGCGACATGAACCACATGTGCTTCGGGGAAAGTGCGCGGATGAAGTTCGCCTCACTACTGGCCTCACACCCGCCCATCGAGGAGCGCATCAACCAGATTCAGCCCGGCATGCTAGCCCGCCTGCGAAGCCGGCTCCGGGATACCCAACCCGGAGCTGATCTGCGCGCCGCTACCAGCTCTCAGGGCCCGGCCCAGGCCACAGGTTTTGCCGATCTTGGGGCAGAGGTGGTGGCACCGCTCCGACGCACCAGTACGTCACCTCTGGCCTCAAGCGATGAGGCTACCGCTTCTTCGGCAACTGGCAAGCTGTCGGAACGGGTTGGCACCGTTTCTCCCCAGGGCGAGGCCTTCGCCACTCGCCTGTTAGCAAGGCTACCCGCTACGTTTCGCAGCCTGCTGTATACCCGCGCCGGCGCTATCCAGCTCTGCTATGCAATGGTGATCGCTGACGTATCCCGGGAGGAACAACATCGAATGCTGGCAATGATCCCCGAGCACCCGGTGCTGGGCGGCCAACAGGAACTGCTGAACAAGCTGACTCCCGCCCTGAAATCCATCGGCGAGGAAGTGCGATTCCCCGCCCTTGAACTGGCCATGCCGGCATTGCGGAAACTGGACCCGGAGGAACGGGAAGGTTTGATCACCAACGTCCAGAAGCTGGTCGCGGCGGACAACCGGATGTCGCTGTTCGAACTGGCCCTGACCAGTTTCCTGTCGCGCCACCTGGGCGCCACCGCCGGTCAGGTAATGCCGGTTCGGTACCGGAAATACCGGCCGGTAATGCCGGCAATCCAGAAGCTGCTGAGCCTGTTTGCGCGCGCCGGCACCAAGAGCGCCTCGGATGCCGAGTCGTTATACCGGGAAGCGATGGCAGGCTTTGCTAATACCAAGAGGCAGAATACAAAGGGGGAGGATCAAGCGGTTCTTGAGAAAGTAACCATGCGCCAGTTACGGGAGGCGTTGACCGCACTGAACGGGCTCTCGCCATTGCTCAAGCCCGCTATTATTGATGCCTGTGGGCACTGCATCACCCACGATGGTCATGTCGACGTCCGTGAATACGAACTGATGAGACTGGTGGCCGACCAGATCGACTGCCCGATGCCACCACTCACAGCTTAAGGGTTTATTGTTTCACCCATCTCCTGGCGCTTGCGGCCATCGAACAGCACTTCGATATCCGGGCTGGCGTCTACCGGCGGCAGATCCAGCTTCTTGCGGATATCGAGATTTACTTCCCACAGTTCCTGGAACTTGTCGTCGGTGACAGCGACCGCTTCAGTCTTGCCCAGCATGATGGTCGGGCGCAGGAACACCAGCAGGTTGCGCTTGACCCGACGCTCGGACTCAGACGAGAAGAGGCGGCCAATGAACGGAATGTCACCCAGGAGGGGCACCTTGCTCTTGTTGATCTGGTAGTCATCACGAATCAGACCGCCCAGAACGATGGTCTCGCCGTCGTCCGCCAGCACGGTGGTCTTGATCTCCCGCTTGTTGGTAACGATGTCAGAGGCGTTCTCAATGCTGTCAGCAACGTTTTCCGTGGTTTGCTCAACCACCAGCCGCACCAGCCCATCGGCACTGATGGTGGGGGTTACCTTCAGCGTCAGACCAATATCACGACGCTCGATGGTGGTGAACGGATTGGTAGTGCCGTCGCCGGTCACTGTCGACTCACCGGTCCGGAACGGCACGTTCTGACCCACGATAATTTCTGATTCCTGGTTATCCAGGGTAATGATGCTCGGCGTGGACAGCAGGTTGGCGGCCGCTGAGGTAGAAAGAGCCTGAAGCAGAATACCCCAGGTAATACCGTCCTCATTGCGCTCACCCGCGCCAACAGTAATACCACCCGCAGCCGGACCAATAATCGAATCGGAGGCCAATGCACCGATTACTTCGCTGAGGCTGCGGCCAACGTTGCTGAAATTGGTTCCAAGGACCGGCGTCGACTCACCAGACTCGTCGCCCACGGCAAACTGGACACCGAGATCCTGGCCAAGGTCGTCACTGATCTCCACGATGGCTGCTTCAATCAATACCTGGGCCCGGCGCACGTCCAGATGCGCAACGATCTGCTCGGCTTCCTGCATCAGTGAAGGCTCACCCCGAACTACCAGAGCGTTCAGCCCCTCATCAGCAAACACCGCGAAATTGCTGCTCGGCTTGGTGCCGCCAGATCCGCTGCTGGCGCCCCCGGAACCCTCTTTGGCCAGTTCACCCATGACGCCTTTCAGGATCTCTGCCAGCTTCTTGGCATCTGCGTGTTTCAGGCGCAGCACCTTGGTGGTACCGCCGGTGGCGGAAGGCTGGTCGAGCTGACGGATCAGTCCGCGCATCTTGTCACGGAAATTCTGGTCGCCGCGCAGGATCAGGCGGTTGCTGCGCTCATCGGCGGTTACACTGTACTTGCGTGCCGCATTCTCACCGCCGGCACGACCCAATTCATCAGGCGCCAGTTCCTGCAGCAGGGTCACCATATCGCCAACCCAGGCTTCATCCAGCTGGATCACCTCCACCTCATACTTGGACGGGCTGTCGAGTTCACGAACGATCTGTTCGATGCGCTGGATGTTGGAGGAATGGTCACTGACGATCAGGGCATTGGCCGCAGCGACACCGGCAAGGTGCCCATACTTGGCCACCAGCGGACGCAGGATCGGCACCAGCTCGAGGGCGTTGGCATTGTCGATCTGGATCACTCGGGTAATAAGCTGTTCGGAAGGAATCTCTTCAAACCGGGACATGGATTCAGCCGACTGCTTGGCGTCCACCTGCTGCACCAC from Marinobacter sp. LA51 carries:
- a CDS encoding putative bifunctional diguanylate cyclase/phosphodiesterase, with translation MKNSFKVEHRLGYRIFGRILAIALISGVIISTVQVILDAGRVSKDLDSQAAQTISMVRDAATQAVFSIDSELAQQVVDGLFAMDAVHLAAIVHPDGEALGARNRPLHQISFRPMTDPIFDADRSYRVPLVRDEAPDTVYGYLEVHYDTVPTARTWLNRATVTFASGVATALILGVVLYLVFHLLLTRPLLRIVHSVKAVDPEHPDDRLVTIPAGHDRDELGLWVNATNNLLVAIADTQKRHREAEDRVSRLSRYDQLTGLPSRDTFMELLARDIQEAETRKGLLSLMVCGIDDFKSVNEQCGFRSGDLILQTVADRLTGQLGSSRFTIARLGSDQFVIVEKNLRDGFQAADTAERILACIGRPMMVENQHVAMTATVGVALFPSDADKADRLLQSAEQTMTLAKQSGNDHFQFYVASIDQEIRDRRQMEKDLSQALANKEFHLVYQPQISLETRRVIGAEALIRWEHPVRGLVPPDDFIPISEANGIIVEIGQWVLDQACAQAARWADQGTPLRIAVNLSAVQLRQASIVADILDTLHRHDIPAGRLELEVTETSFMTNLSDAVAKLHRLNKAGISIAVDDFGTGYSSLTYLKQMPVQHLKIDKQFIRDLLVNEDDTRIANTIIDLGKSLNLSVVAEGVETAEQEYYLTQRGCKLAQGYFFSKPLLPNDFERFVEGFHEQLVENNI
- a CDS encoding LemA family protein — translated: MGTTVIGLIVIAVVVIYLVFIYNRLVSLRNQFKNGFAQIDVQLQRRHDLIPNLVEAAKAYLSHEQTTLTQVMEARNNAVSAQKDAARDPGDGTKIQRLGSAENLLNKALANFYAVAEDYPELKANETIQQLMEELSSTENRVAFARQAYNDGVMSYNIFREQFPNNILAGMCAFKETAQLELETPEARQAPKVAF
- a CDS encoding M48 family metallopeptidase — its product is MAHSGFFQRQASARRNTSVLVVLFLTAVVLITLAVSLVGYFVTRSESSGLAFLDWLLSRHGLLTAATVVTLIGVTSLIRWVDLAGGGERVAKMVGARPIDPDTRDQDERQLRNVVEEMAIASGVPVPELYVMDQETGINAFVAGYTPGEAVMVVTHGTLTQLNRDELQGVVGHEFSHIFNGDMRLNVRLIALLSGILMIGQIGGFLMRMSFYSRHRSVRSSGDNRGQAAIGVIGIALLIIGYVGVFFGRLIQAAVSRQRELLADASSVQFTRNPEGIAGALFKIGLRGGYLDTTSHASDMNHMCFGESARMKFASLLASHPPIEERINQIQPGMLARLRSRLRDTQPGADLRAATSSQGPAQATGFADLGAEVVAPLRRTSTSPLASSDEATASSATGKLSERVGTVSPQGEAFATRLLARLPATFRSLLYTRAGAIQLCYAMVIADVSREEQHRMLAMIPEHPVLGGQQELLNKLTPALKSIGEEVRFPALELAMPALRKLDPEEREGLITNVQKLVAADNRMSLFELALTSFLSRHLGATAGQVMPVRYRKYRPVMPAIQKLLSLFARAGTKSASDAESLYREAMAGFANTKRQNTKGEDQAVLEKVTMRQLREALTALNGLSPLLKPAIIDACGHCITHDGHVDVREYELMRLVADQIDCPMPPLTA
- the gspD gene encoding type II secretion system secretin GspD, producing the protein MYNHKTNILRAFALLILLPLMSVAHGQEETWRLNLKDADIRAFVTQVADITGYSFVVDPRVKGKVTVLSSAPMNKDEIYDLFLAVLNVHGFTAIPGEEVIKVVQQVDAKQSAESMSRFEEIPSEQLITRVIQIDNANALELVPILRPLVAKYGHLAGVAAANALIVSDHSSNIQRIEQIVRELDSPSKYEVEVIQLDEAWVGDMVTLLQELAPDELGRAGGENAARKYSVTADERSNRLILRGDQNFRDKMRGLIRQLDQPSATGGTTKVLRLKHADAKKLAEILKGVMGELAKEGSGGASSGSGGTKPSSNFAVFADEGLNALVVRGEPSLMQEAEQIVAHLDVRRAQVLIEAAIVEISDDLGQDLGVQFAVGDESGESTPVLGTNFSNVGRSLSEVIGALASDSIIGPAAGGITVGAGERNEDGITWGILLQALSTSAAANLLSTPSIITLDNQESEIIVGQNVPFRTGESTVTGDGTTNPFTTIERRDIGLTLKVTPTISADGLVRLVVEQTTENVADSIENASDIVTNKREIKTTVLADDGETIVLGGLIRDDYQINKSKVPLLGDIPFIGRLFSSESERRVKRNLLVFLRPTIMLGKTEAVAVTDDKFQELWEVNLDIRKKLDLPPVDASPDIEVLFDGRKRQEMGETINP